From one Magnolia sinica isolate HGM2019 chromosome 18, MsV1, whole genome shotgun sequence genomic stretch:
- the LOC131233285 gene encoding zinc finger protein ZAT9-like, protein MEKRTCKLCSKTFSNGRALGGHMRSHMTILSPSPPPKPQSQPSPSSSSSSSSSEEEGNEAEEAKALSYGLRENPQKSFRIVDPEFSFAFDAGSVVQDRESETESSKHPSRWRSKRTRRQAESKPELELEPVSSVSDTTTEEDVALCLMMLSRDIWMKDSIKALPESEEEEEDEEEDEDEDEEDYSAPELKFYPKGRSKYQCGTCKKVFRSYQALGGHRASHKKIKAFTTAATPPATSAMRIQERESATVSAGRADDRRVHQCPVCFRVFGSGQALGGHKRSHLSASTSAAATAATKFNDNMIDLNLPAPVEDDDISQVELSAVSDAEFVDPAK, encoded by the coding sequence ATGGAAAAACGCACTTGCAAGCTCTGCTCCAAGACCTTCTCAAATGGCAGAGCGTTGGGCGGTCACATGCGTTCTCACATGACCatcctctctccttctcctcctccAAAACCCCAATCCCAACcttctccttcatcttcttcctcttcttcttcttctgaagaagaaggaaatgaagcTGAAGAAGCCAAAGCTCTCTCCTATGGTCTGAGAGAGAACCCCCAAAAGAGCTTCCGCATCGTCGATCCTGAGTTCTCCTTTGCCTTCGACGCCGGCTCTGTAGTCCAAGATCGAGAAAGCGAGACCGAGTCTTCCAAGCACCCATCCCGCTGGCGATCCAAGCGTACCCGCAGACAGGCCGAGTCAAAGCCCGAGCTCGAGCTTGAACCAGTCAGCTCTGTTTCGGACACCACTACAGAAGAAGACGTCGCTCTCTGTTTGATGATGCTGTCGAGGGATATATGGATGAAAGACAGCATCAAAGCCCTACCAGAAtcggaggaggaagaagaagatgaagaagaagacgaagacgAGGACGAGGAAGACTACTCAGCCCCGGAGCTGAAATTCTACCCAAAAGGAAGAAGCAAGTACCAGTGCGGGACATGCAAAAAGGTGTTCCGCTCTTACCAGGCTTTGGGTGGGCATAGGGCCAGCCACAAGAAGATCAAAGCCTTTACTACTGCTGCTACTCCCCCTGCTACTTCAGCGATGAGAATTCAAGAAAGGGAATCGGCCACAGTTTCTGCGGGCCGCGCCGACGATCGGAGAGTCCACCAATGCCCTGTTTGCTTCAGAGTCTTCGGGTCCGGTCAGGCGCTGGGCGGCCACAAGCGATCTCATCTCTCTGCTTCTACTTCTGCAGCTGCTACCGCCGCCACGAAATTCAACGATAATATGATAGATCTCAATCTCCCAGCACCAGTTGAAGACGACGATATCAGTCAGGTCGAACTGTCAGCAGTCTCCGATGCAGAATTCGTCGATCCAGCCAAGTAG